Within Cydia fagiglandana chromosome 10, ilCydFagi1.1, whole genome shotgun sequence, the genomic segment CATTTGAAAGGGATaacattacaatattttttctctCATTAACATTCATTTAGCAAACTTATCCCCCTTTAATTAATACATTGGTTAAAACTACGAATTAATGATTTTCTGTGGTAAATATTGTTATCCattaatgtataaatatattctAAGAAATTATTTGGTATTGTCCTTACAAAAGGTATTCATATGCATAGAATAGgcacattaaaaatattattgctttGGTTACAACACAGACACAAGAGTCacttataaaaaatacttatcTAAATTTTGGCATGGGAGTCCTTTTCAAAGTGCAAGTGATATTTTTATTACCTTCtagaaaatgtacaaaatatataaagatTTAAAGCTCTTTCAGAGACACAGGAACAATGATTAGTGCTCTTGACCCCATTTCACAATAGGCCTGAGCTATCTTAAGCAAACATTAGGCTGACGGCTATCGGAATCTTTGGACATTTGACCTATATTACCCACAAGTTAATATCACTTTATCATATCTAAAAGGCAACTTTGGATTGAGATATGTGTGATCTTAATATAGAGCACCTGTAAAGGCATTTTCCTAATAAACTAAAGTATCCCAAACATGCATATATAAATCGCATAAATAATAGTCCTTAACCTAAACAAAAGCAACTACAGCAGCACACCAGAGTGAGGACACTCGCATAAACACACCATAATGACTAAATTATGAACTAGATCATGATTTTTCAATTTGGTATAAAACAAtgcaaattataaataaacaaacatacttGACTAAGTTTTTGGCAATTAGAGAATGGGAAAATTGTCTGTGAAATGCATCCTTCATGGTATTTTAACTTTAAGAGGTATACGCTTGGAAATATATCAGAAAATATAAAAGTCTGGGTACCATGGCAGATGCATAACACAGTTCAAAATCATAGTATACATAATAACCCATCACCCATGGGTTTTCTCATGTTTTTTCATATTGTCGGAGCGCGTAAAAGCTTTATCGCAAACTCCACAATAATAAGACTTCTGTTTCGTATGCACAGTCATATGCCGAGACAGTTCACTCTTAGTTACAAACTTTTTCTCGCATACTGTGCATGCATGTTTGCGCACATTTAGATGGAACTTCATGTGTATAGAGAGTGAGCTTGACTGTGAGAATGCTTTGTGACAGAGTTCACAGACAAATGGTCTCTCACCAGTATGCTTACGCAGATGGTTCATGAAGCCTGTTTTGGTGTAGTCCTTCTGACAGAGGTGGCAGAAACTAGATTTTGAGTCCAACATCCCAGGGAAGTGACTGTTCATATGTTTTCTTAGCTCCCAGTAACTAGGGAATTTTTCTGCGCACACATGACATGGATATTTCTTTTCTTCGGTGGGTTTGGCGCTACAGTGGTGCGCCGATAGCAGCTGTTCACTGGGAAACATCTGGTTGCATTGGCTACACATATGACTAGCCTCAGAATCGGTAGACAGGGTGACCTCCAAGTAGTTTTCTATTGACATTACATTCCCATTAGAACTATCGGCGTCGTCATTTTGCACCTGGGACCCTTGATCACCTTCAGAAACTTCTTTGGTATCCATTTTCTCTAAAAAATTCCTAAAATCTAATGAGTCTTTGGTCAAATTGTTATTGTCGGGCTCTACGAGATGTAGAACCGGCGACTCGCTCGGCGCCCGCTCCGGGGACATCTTTTCGTTGTCCGAGTGGTCTGGACGTGAAGACGCGTTGTTGTCGGACTCCCAGTCATTTTCGACGATTTCCACATCCGAATCGGAGTCTTCGGCACTAGAAACCGAATTTTTGACGAGGTGGAAACCAATATCATCGAATCGCAGCACGTTAGGAGGAAGTTTCACCCCCACGATAGCCTGAATCGCCTGCCATGAAAGCTCCTGGGGGTTGTTCTGCATATTACTCGCACCACTATAACCTACAAACGAGTATTCACTGATTACCAGATTTAGAAACCTTAATAAATAAGccaataagtgaaaataataaaattgattatttaCCTCTTATAAGTACGCGTTTTGGATTAATAAATAAGCAGATGACACTATGATCTACATCTAAAAATATTATGCACTGCACTTCTCCTGCTCTTTATGGATGCGTCTTTGACTCTTtgtcattcatttcatttcatttaacaTGGGCATAGCTAAAAGCTGTTCAGCACTTAAACAAATGCTTATACATTTTGTTTCTAAAAATAGAAAATTTGGAGACTTACGAAATTTACTttagattttgaaaatataattttataagtcgttcaaaatttagttttagtttcagCATGAAAAAAGAAATTGTTTGACCGTATACATAATTACTTTGGTCAATCGACACACCGAAAAAGTATATTCAACCATAGATTAATGTTGCCATTTTTCGAACAATAATTCGTATTGAAGGGATTttagtcggaccaagctaactctgcatggcattttttttttgcagttacaaagtgtggcaatgttTTGACACaattatatgaaaatatgacgtttgtgcTAACATTCTCTTACTTAGTTCTATTTAAGTCGGTGCAGAGTTAGTTTAGAGGGATTCTATAAGTTCATGTATatttggtcaaaccaatttgtcagtcagtaagaaccaggaaaacaatactcatccttttcttttgggtgctagtactagtgtaagacaaatatagtatgattctctctgtctatgattgaaatgagacagtcctttgacaaactatagacggtcaagcaaatcttgtcagtagaaaaaggcgcgaaattcaaattttctatgagatgatatcccttcgcgcctacaattttcaaatttgccgcctttttctactgacaagatctgcttgaccaagtatatactTAACAATATTATGGGATATCAAGGTACCAATACTGGCAATCCAAACCCACACATATGTCAATGTCATGTCACTAATCAGTAATGTCAGTTTGGCATTGGCATTGGCAAAAcaagaaatatttaagcgggaACGGGAAATTAACCCAAGTAAATGCTAACGTAAAATagttaaaacaaaacattactTACAGGCAAGATAAGCGATGGAATCCTTACAAGCACTTCAGGATTTCATAAAAACTAAGGACAACTTTCGAAATTTTGTGAATTCTTCAGAGGTTCCTTCTGTTTGTAAAACCGAACCATGCATGCTTGGGGTGGATGAGGCAGGACGTGGCCCAGTGCTTGGTAAGACCAAGAGGAAGAGGAGGAGGAGGGAGGAGGATATGTAttaccagtggcctattttataaagctacaagttacaatttacaagcggaagtttcgttctaacacatagggttagaaagagacttcggcttgtaaattgtaacttgtagctttataaaatgggccacaggCAGTTCTAGTCCTGTGCGAATTTTAATAACCGGTACATAATACTCAAACACTTTCAGGGCCCATGGTGTATGGCGTAGCTTACTGTCCCTTGAGCCAAACGAGCGTTCTAAAGGATCTAGGGTGCGCTGACTCGAAGGCGCTGACAGAAGAGAAACGAGATGACATATTCAGGAAAATGCTCACTGAAGAGGCCTCTTTGAACAATGTGGGCTGGGCTGCAGAGATTATATCTCCTAATTACATATCTAATTCTATGTACAGGCGAGCAAAGCACTCGCTAAATGaggtaattttttatatatttatagccTTATTCAGAATACATTTTATACTATGTTTATAGTTTTCCTTAATCTACGAAAACCAATTCTGTGTGcctttgggcaaaggcctcatCCAATCTTCTTCACTCTTCCTTAATTTGCACtcatctggtccatgttatagTCCTTCCAGCCATGTCTTCGATTTCATCAGACCATCTTTTAAAATGCCTACCTCTGTCTCTTTTATGTCCTCTAGGGTGCCATAATttgaataaagatttttttttattctcttTCTATAATTGTTTTACTTTATTGCTTACTTTGAGATTAACTAAATTGTATGAATAAAGTTGTACAAGAGTTATATTGTTACTAGAAGTAAGGTTATGAGGAAACTTTAGTTGTTAGATGATAGTGAAATGTTATTAGGGAACTTGTCATAAACTCTGaatatgtattatgtttatAGCATATCTTTATTCAGTAAGTTAGGTGTgacaaataaatgttttaaacaactacttatataaaaactaaatataaaatacctcccCAAAGCTACCCGCTTCTGgaacaaatattattattaaatttttaatatagCCTTTTCGTTCATACATGAACTCAATTTGAATGTATCATACATTCTGATTGCTTTGTGGAATGCTTCAGGTGTCAATGAACTCAGCAATAGATCTAATTAAGAAAGTGGCAGAATCGGGAGCCAACATCACAGAGGTCTATGTGGATACTGTGGGACCTCCGGAAAAGTATCAAGCCAAACTCAGTGAGATCTATCCCAACTATAAAataactgtatgtattttttatttcttggGTTTTTTGTTTTGGATAAAGTGCCAATTATttggcatatatttttattaagtttgtATTGTTACAACACTGCAAAAGCTTCTTCTAAAAATACAATCacagtaaaatattaaatgacctTTTGCATTTAAATCACCATTTGTGATTATGTAGTACCTTATAATCATTTTAAAGAAACCcctaaaaataaatttgaacAAATTGGTCTCTCGAGTTTAATGTGTTGTCCACTCTGATGCAATTTCGGCCTTTTCTCTTAgggtcagtggcggatttgcagtctttgccaccctaggccccaggccctgtagccacccctttctcagcacccatcatattgactacattttgagttatttcttgttatcatcagcgaaatttttgtcacaatttgctgCCCCTATTATCTTGCCGCCtcaggcccgggcctacttggccttagggcaatACCGCCACTGCTTAGGGCTTAGGGTGGCAACAGATACCACCCTAACTAACATAACATTAATAATTCCAGGTAGCAAAAAAGGCTGACTCCATATATCCCATAGTATCAGCGGCTAGTATTGTAGCCAAAGTGACGAGGGACCATGCACTAAAGGTCTGGCAGTTTAAGGAGGGGCTAGAAATGACACATGCTGAATTTGGCAGTGGATATCCTGGAGGCAAGTGTATTCAGTCTTATTGGTCTGTAGTACAACAGTATAAATAATAACTACAACATTTGCATTTAAGTTCTGGCAATCTTTCAAgcaagtaatattttttttaactggtTCAAAAGATGCttattgagctgaaattttgcataagtacttacataattcgttgacaatgcaatattgtaTTACTATTAGGATACCAAATTGGCCATCTCTGtaacaaaataaagaaatttaattttgttctaAGCAGAGACTCCTGTGTCACCTCATCATATGTATAATGTAGGCATAGGCAGGCAGTTTTAccactttttcattatttctttacatacaatataaaatacataatattgaGTAAAACTCATTAAAATTTTCTTGATAAGTAACTACTTAAGTAGTAGTTGACTATACTCTCAATATTcacaatacataaaaaaaacataaatttacAGACCCCCTTACAAAGAAGTTCATCAGAGAGCAGGTTGACTATGTGTTCGGATACCCAATGCTCGTGCGCTTCAGCTGGTCTACAGGTAACATAAACcatagcatttttttttatatgtacaaTTTAACATAATCATAAAAACTATTCATAAAACTCAGGAGCTCAGTTTGGTtaggtaaaaaaatatgtaaacaaaCGAATATCTACTCAGAAGCGAATGTAATACTTAACTCTCACCGTTTACTCGTCATTCCTGCCTGAAGGGATCCTACTCCAGGATTTGATAAACAATCACAATCACATGCAATAATATCTTGCTCCTTAAAgatttcaaaaatatctgacatacCGTCAGGTGACAACTAAAACTCACGAATTACCACCagaagttcatagccatagtgaaccatattggTTTTGAAATAAGGTTGAGTTTTGGTCattattttttagtaattagtaagttttggttgtcacctgacgatacaATATTCTATTCAATTCAATATGATACAAATGCTATTTAATTCGGTATTCAGCAACTTTTCAATGTTTGTATTCAGCAAACTCCAGAAAGAGTCTCTTtgtactctttattgcacatctcGATACAGAAAACAAACCATGGAATACACCAACTCAagtagaggtaaacaacagcgggtattatcgctaaaaagcgatctgtTCCAGACAATCATACTCACATACAACATacacacaatattttttgtacataatCTTATTTGCAGAGCCATAAATGTGTGacagttatttaatttttgtgagCTACACAAGTAgttaaaaaattatttacataacaAAGTGGGGGGTAGGTGGTGATTGCCTGATTGCACTGTACCAGGTACAGTCGACAtctaagatatgtttacatttttcgccttattacaaaggagtaaggtgcaaaagtgtaaacatatcattgacgtcgactgtaccacattaggagcattccactggctgtcccgtacaaacgcattttatttcctgtgttgcgactttttagggttccgtacccaaagggtaaaacgggaccctattactaagacttcgctgtccgtccgtccgtccgtccgtccgtccgtccgtccgtccgtccgtccgtccgtccgtccgtccgtccgttcgtccgtccgtctgtcaccgggctgtatctcacgaaccgtgatagctagacagttgaaattttcacagatgatgtatttctgttgccgctataacaacaaatactaaaaacagaataaaataaagatttaaatggggctcccatatacaacaaacgtgatttttgaccaaagttaagcaacgtcgggagtggtcagtacttggatgggtgaccgtatttttttgcattatgatacggaacccttcgtgcgcgagtccgactcgcacttgcccggtttttttctcggcatttaaagcaggcgattatttttctgtgcatatttttgaccatttgtcaaagaaaaggaaactcttatacctttaaatcttcagaaacttcgcgtttgtacgggacaacggtagacaatttcatggaatgctccattatAACATGAAatctgtaaaatataatttcttGGTCCCCAGCTGAGCTGATGCTGCAAGACAAAGCCGCTACCTGTACATTCGAAGAAATTGATGACGAACTTCCAAAGAAAAAAGTTAAATCTATCAGTTCTTTTTTCTCTGTGAAATCTGAGGATGGAGCGATGAAAAGGAAGAGGCATAAGTTCTTCGAGGAAAGGTATTTGTCTATGGATAATGCGTTCGAATAAATGTAGTTAGTGAAATAAAGTAGTggtacttatacatattttgaGGACCATTCGTGTAACATTAAACATTATTTGTACACTAGTAAGTTAATTAgcatttggaaataaaattttcgcATTTCTTATTCAAATAGAATACAGTATCTGTAAGTATAATCTTATTCATTGTAAGGCGATCCATTAGTAAAAacatgtaattttatacatgtccattaattacgtGAGATGTTCAGCACGGGGAGGAAGGGGTAATGGGTAATATCATTTGGGGGAGAGGGGATCTAGGCAAAAGGCAAAATGAGTGTACAAATGGAGGGAAACTACATTGCATTAAATTAAATCTGATCCGATACGATCCTCCAAATAGTACATGCAagttgtgtttttatttttagagaGTGGAGAGGGTTCTAAAAATCCTTAAAAACCTCTCACGCAATTGATGGACGACTCTTAATACTTGTTTACTTGAATACctatattgtaaataaatacatgaaTGCAATAAAGAactgataaaaaatattacaagtgtttTGGCCAGCGCTGAGCGATTAGGTGAAAAAAATGCACTCAGATTAACCCTTAAAAGGgcaagattaaaaaaaatgcttaatTCAAACCTCATGGATGacgttatttataacataacccccaacgcaaaaagaggggtgttaAATGTTTGATAccaatgtctgtctgtatgtggcATCGTGACTCTCAAACATATGGACCGATTTCGATGCTGTTTTTACGTGAAAGTTGGTTTTCTTGCGGTGGGTGGGTGGGTGGCTTAGctatatttgataaaaataaatccAGCAGTTTGAACAGTATCAGCTCTTCTAAAATGATGTATGGCATTTTTGgcataaaattgattttttggCATAATTCGTAGGTGGTTTGTAATTTTATTCATTGAATAGTACCATATTAGTTATTGCTTTCTGTTAACTCATtcaaaaattaagtttattatttttcgATTAAAAATGTACTTGTAGAAATCCTCTTGTGCAAAGCCTTAGAAGTAATTAATCGTGTAAATAGTATCGTGTCGTGTAGCATAATTACATTAATCACTGTAGGTACTAAATTGTATTTAACTGCACCTCAGGGCCTGGATGTTAATTTTACTTTGCAAGTGAAAACTCTTGTTATTGCATTGCTGATCAGTAGAAATCGTCGtcaatttaaatacattttatgtaAGTAACTGTCCTTTCTTTACCCACCTACGCCAAACAATGTAGTGGATGCATGCTTGATGTATTGATATGGTTATTGGCGGGGCTCCAAGTTTGCACTTTTGAATCAGTTCCTACGTATGCAGATATTTATAAATAACTGATAATACTGACTGATAAATGGTTTATGGTAGGGTAGGTACATGGCACAGTCAACCAAATGGAACACTGGATCTCCGTATAACCAATTTTGATAAAACGTTGGGAAGAGTtccttacaattttaattataacGTCACTTTGACATACGTACTTTTATGATGTCCCGGTCGATTATACAACCACCAAGGAATGATTGGCGTAtaccagagctcggcgggggtgagctgttttcagagtttgcacaacatggacatgccttataattcgatggtatatgtggtgtaatttaataactaaagaaattattttatttaggctgcctttccgctacgatctttacgtcgccattaaaacaaatgaattttatagcaagctagacagtaaacctcttcaaataatatgtatatccatccataagctactattaaagtttatttgtacgtaaggcattgtcattttagtttaattctgattaataaagttttattttaatattttttctaaggtgtatctatattaatatctacacttgacataagtgacgtcaaaatggctcacccctgccgagctctggcGATTACTCCATcaacaagagcaaagctcttaagttatgatgatgatgataatgatacaACCATCTCCAATTAATCCAATTATGTACACTGCAGATCGAAACGCATAAAATAAATGACTTTTCTAGCCCTGCTAATAAGGTCGCATCAGATATAATTACACACTTTGTTGTATAAGACATttgtaggtgactgtacttattttTATGACCGTGTTTTGCTCTGCACTCGCTGTTTTAAAGCTCGCGATGAATATGAGTCTTATCGAAGCGAGAATTGGATGTATGCCAATATCTTCTTAGATTTATTAGAAAAAATCGAGcatgtttttttaaaatcagtgcAGTCAGCAGGTTAGAAGAGGCAAGTAAAAGTAGCTACTTTTTTATAGAAGATCCAGGTTTTTGACATAGGCAGAACGTACCTATTACAAACAATGAACCTCCGAGTTCCGAGAAAATTTATATAACCGAGCCTTGTAGGTACTAGGTATGTCGAAGAAAAGTATTAGATATAGTGCCTCTTCTTGATGTTTCTATGCGGCATCATCAAAAATGACACGTTTCAGTACTTGATATTTTTACTTTCTGATTTAAATCTGTCTAAATTGAACAATTTAAACCACTAATAGAACTTTCACGCACATATGACGGGCTATTATTACTTGTAAGGTTCGGGGCTCATCCAACAAGGTTAGGGGGCTCCGTCTCTAATGGAATCAGCATGCATGCCACGCGCCGCGCCTACTTACCATGAGCGATGCGGAACACAGGTCACATGAGGAATTTAATTGTGTTCCATTATCATATTTAACTTCTTTTACGGTAAGTCAAAAGTGAAAACGGAATGGGCGGCAGCGCTCATCGTCATTCGTCACCGGCGATCGATGGAGGCAACGTCTTTCGGAAGGATACTCAGAAATTTAAACCCTCAGAATGGAATTGTCCGCGCGCTGCGTAGCAGTATTGTCGCTCTGCGTGTGTGTTTCTGCGATTGTCGGCCCGGCTGGAAATGGCACTAAAGCCATTAAAACTGACACCTATTTGGATGCTTACTCCAAATCGCGCATCGAAGCCGAAAAGGCTAAAAAAGGAGTTATTATAGTCACTGCTAAGGACGGAGAGAAAAAGATTTCCAATCGTGATGACAGTTTTTCCGGTTATGATTATTCCCCATCATACAGTGATAGCAGCTTTAGCTCTTCATCAGGCTCAGGCTTTTCAGGTCCTCCTTCAAATAGCTATCTGCCGTCAAACCCTGTGAAGTTCGAATCGGAGATCACGTATAACGCCCCAGCTAACAACTATGGACCTCCGCCGCAGAAGTATGGCCCTCCGGCAAATAGTTACGGGCCACCACCGCAGAGCTATGGACCACCCACGCAGTCGTACGGACCGCCTGCGCCCGTGTATGGTCCCCCTAAACCCGTGTACGGACCCCCTCCGCAACCTTCGTGGCCCGGCATGCCTTACACAGCGCCCGGCCTGGGATTCCTCGACAAATTGCATTTGAAACTGGATATTTTGACGATCGCAAAGCTGCTGCTGAAGTTGCTGATCTTTAAGAAGATTGTGACGATGATCGCCGTAGTGTGTATGCTACTCGTGATTCCGAAGCTGATTTCGTTCAAGAAAGATGGTGGCGCCAGCACCGATGAAGAGGAAAGGACCTTTGGAAATAGCaattgtaagttttattttcttaatATAGATAGGAAGTGTTATGCAACTTGCATTACgaaataatatgtaggtaggtacagatgCAGTCAaggaaattgtttttttttttttattgatttagaGGCCCTTCCACCGTGATCACATTTTTGTTTACTGAGATAAACGGGCACGTAAAAgaccttttctcaaaaatggacggcaaagtcgactttgccgtctaaaaaaccgggcaagtgcgagtcggactcgcgcacgaagggttccgtaccataatgcaaaagaaaaacaaaaaaaagcaaaaagaaaacggtcacccatccaagtactgacccctcccgacgttgcttaactttggtcaaaaatcacgtttgttgtatgggagccccatttaaatctttattttattctgtttttagtatttgttgttatagcggcaacagaaatacatcatctgtgaaaatttcaactgtctagctatcacggttcgtgagatacagcctagtgacagacggacggacggacggacagcagagtcttagtaatagggtctcgttttaccctttgggtacggaaccctagaaaggGCTTGTTCTTCCCTGCTAtctcggttcgtgagatacagcctggtgacagacggacggacggacggacggacggacagcgaagtcttagtaatagggtcccgttttaccctttgggtacggaaccctaaaaataggtcgcgaagcgcgtagtttatggtcagtcaaaaattaaaaagttaaaaacattgcaggctcgattttgggactgcaatgttgcatacaaattccattatttgtcgagttccaaactttttaaaagttgaaattaccatatcaaatgaaggcacaggcccattaaacagccaaacagatgattagtaccgcgactatttagatgtctcaaataggttggcgttttttggcagaaaaatacacttctatttttttattaaaaaaaataaaaaggcggcaagggctttttgctgtcaaaatatatatgtaagaacgttgcttttgtaaaatatttctatgatatttatatttcttgcaccatttttgagaaaagcactatatatgactcggctggaaggctacttgctggcttcggattcaattaaacggactcccaaggtcgtccgtttaaaacgaatcctcagcctgcaagtagctacttccgagcctcgacaataatgtactattaaccgTTATTAGGTACGCCATAcgacctactactactactctaCTACTTCTTGTGTTCGTTGAGTACCTAGGCAGTTGATACGAATGattaaaactaataatttagttgtttaatacttaggtacttacgcTATAATTGTTTAACGGAAAGTAAGCTCAAAATGGCTAAAAAAATGTAGTCCATCAGTGATACGGTAGATTTTAGGGTCGCCTGCACTTGTTGAGGAATCAAAgttcttaaaacttaaaattgCTTATAGATCTAGCCGAAAAATTCGAGCCTGACTAATAAATCTGtgttattcattttattttgtatggctcATTGTGTTTTGAAAGGTACTACTTTATAATTTTTCTTTACTTGAATTAAAACACAGGGTGCAACTATGGTTTGGTGTAAAACTCCTGCTAGTGTTTCTACGAGTGCTGCACATATAGAGTTCTACATCTGTAACTCAATTCTACAAACTCTCACATCAAGCACGTGTTTTAATAATGATCTATCAGTCTGTTTATTGATTGTTTTATTGCGTAGTCGTACAACTGACGTCAGCACAGCAGCTGCTGGAGCGCGCGATATCTGTGTACGGTCGGCAGGAGCCCGACTGCGGCGTTGTATGCCGGCTGCGGAGGGTGGTGGATGACATCTACGAGTTTCAACCATATGTCAGGTGAGTAACGCACATTATTGTTTGTACGGTCGGCAGGAGCCCGACTGAGGCGTTGTATGCCGGCTCCGGAGGGTGGTGGACGACATCTACGAGTTTCAACCTTATGTCAGGTGAGTAACGCACATTATTGCTTGTACAGTCGGCAGGAGCCCGACTGCGGCGTTGTATGCCGGCTCCGGAGGGTGGTGGACGACATCTACGAGTTTCAACCTTATGTCAGGTGAGTAACGCACATTATTGCTT encodes:
- the LOC134667895 gene encoding uncharacterized protein LOC134667895 — encoded protein: MELSARCVAVLSLCVCVSAIVGPAGNGTKAIKTDTYLDAYSKSRIEAEKAKKGVIIVTAKDGEKKISNRDDSFSGYDYSPSYSDSSFSSSSGSGFSGPPSNSYLPSNPVKFESEITYNAPANNYGPPPQKYGPPANSYGPPPQSYGPPTQSYGPPAPVYGPPKPVYGPPPQPSWPGMPYTAPGLGFLDKLHLKLDILTIAKLLLKLLIFKKIVTMIAVVCMLLVIPKLISFKKDGGASTDEEERTFGNSNFVQLTSAQQLLERAISVYGRQEPDCGVVCRLRRVVDDIYEFQPYVR
- the LOC134667901 gene encoding zinc finger protein 596 isoform X1, translated to MQNNPQELSWQAIQAIVGVKLPPNVLRFDDIGFHLVKNSVSSAEDSDSDVEIVENDWESDNNASSRPDHSDNEKMSPERAPSESPVLHLVEPDNNNLTKDSLDFRNFLEKMDTKEVSEGDQGSQVQNDDADSSNGNVMSIENYLEVTLSTDSEASHMCSQCNQMFPSEQLLSAHHCSAKPTEEKKYPCHVCAEKFPSYWELRKHMNSHFPGMLDSKSSFCHLCQKDYTKTGFMNHLRKHTGERPFVCELCHKAFSQSSSLSIHMKFHLNVRKHACTVCEKKFVTKSELSRHMTVHTKQKSYYCGVCDKAFTRSDNMKKHEKTHG
- the LOC134667894 gene encoding ribonuclease H2 subunit A → MESLQALQDFIKTKDNFRNFVNSSEVPSVCKTEPCMLGVDEAGRGPVLGPMVYGVAYCPLSQTSVLKDLGCADSKALTEEKRDDIFRKMLTEEASLNNVGWAAEIISPNYISNSMYRRAKHSLNEVSMNSAIDLIKKVAESGANITEVYVDTVGPPEKYQAKLSEIYPNYKITVAKKADSIYPIVSAASIVAKVTRDHALKVWQFKEGLEMTHAEFGSGYPGDPLTKKFIREQVDYVFGYPMLVRFSWSTAELMLQDKAATCTFEEIDDELPKKKVKSISSFFSVKSEDGAMKRKRHKFFEERYLSMDNAFE